A region of the Gopherus evgoodei ecotype Sinaloan lineage chromosome 15, rGopEvg1_v1.p, whole genome shotgun sequence genome:
ACACAGGGACGTTAAGTCCCAAGCCACACAGTGCATGgaaagcagagctgggactagaacccagcctCTCTGTGTCTGTATCCCAAGCTCTCCCATTTACACTGCAAAGAGCTCCCACCGGCCACTCACCACTGTTctgcctgccctccctcctccgtcTCCTCTTTGCCTCTGCTCCCCGGGGCCCCTGACACGCTCTCCTGCCGtctgccagggcaggaagggCACCGCCGAGGATGCTATAAGCTTCCATCACCTGTCCTGGGCagtgccctgcagctgggagagccGCTCTCCACCCCACCAGCAAACTGCCTGCGGACAGAGACTCTCCCCAGAGGCAGCCGCAGCTCCTGAGGTCTCTGCCCCAGGGAAGGAAGCTCCAGCCTGGGGGGCTCGTGGGCAGGTTTTCGAGAGAGCTCAGCGCCCGGGAGCCCAGCCCAGGTGCTCGGCGCGGCAGGCCCGGAGCCGGCTCCCCAGGCGGGGGTGCCCGGCCGGAGACTCACAGCTTCTTAGAAGGAAAGCGCGCAGCAGCCGCGGGGGGAGCCCCGCACTGCCCGGAATGGGCCGGCGCTGCCTGGCGCGCTGCCCGGGGCGCCCGGCGGGCGGGGCCGCGGCGTTACAAGAAGAAGCCGAGTTCCAGGAagcgcggggcggggccgggccgcgGCGCTATAAGAGGCGGCTCCGAGCGGCCCCGGCAGCTTTGGAAAGTGCCGAGCCGGGCGTGCATTGCCGAgtccccgctgcagcccctgccctgcccggagGCGAGATCCGCGCCGCCGCTGCCCGCCCGTCCTGCCCCAGGTAACTGCCGCCGGGCACCGAGCGCCGCGGGCTTGACAGCTGGCTACGGCCCGGGCACGCAGCGGGGTGCAGCCTAGAGACCGCCCCGGGGGCACCCGCGGGCAGGGGCAGCTGGtactggggggcagagggggagctgaTATGGGGGGAGTTGGTCCTGGCAGTGCTGGGTTTCTGACTCTGTCCTTGCCTCCGTCCAGGTGATGGTTTAGCAGCCGCTGCAcaaggcagcagcacagcagagctTGTAAAGCTGGCTCCCTGCGCCATGGTGACGCACAGCAAGGTCCCCGCTGCTGGGATGAGCCGCCCGCTGGACACCAGCCTGCGCCTCAAGACCTTCAGCTCCAAGAGCGAGTACCAGCTGGTGGTGAACGCTGTGCGCAAGCTGCAGGAGAGTGGCTTCTACTGGAGCGCAGTAACAGGCGGCGAGGCCAACCTGCTGCTGAGCACAGAGCCGGCTGGCACCTTCCTCATCAGAGACAGCTCCGACCAGCGGCACTTCTTCACCCTCAGCGTCAAGACTGAGTCGGGCACCAAGAACCTGCGCATCCAATGTGAGGGTGGCAGCTTCTCTCTGCAGAGCGACCCCCGCAGCAGCCAGCCTGTGCCCCGCTTCGACTGTGTCCTCAAGCTGGTGCATCACTACATGCCTCATTCTCCGTGTCCCCTCCCCGAGCAGTCCGGGGGGACCCCCTACCCAAAGCGTGCCTACTACATCTACTCTGGGGGTGAGAAAATCCCGCTGGTGCTCAGCCGCCCGCTCTCCTCCAACGTGTCCAGCCTGCAGCACCTCTGCCGCAAGACAGTCAATGGGCACTTGGACTCTTACGAGAAGATGACTCAACTGCCAGGCCCCATCAAGGAGTTCCTGGACCAGTATGATGCCCCCCTCTAAGGAGTGCAGAGgagggagcagcacatggcacaaAAGCAGGGTAGGGGGCACAATGATCTAGTGGCACCTGAACTTGCAGGGCAAAAacagaccccctccccctttgGAAAGGGAGTAGGGGGATGATGGTGAACTTAGGGGTGACCAAtgggccctgcccagcccagagacGTCTGCAGTTGTATATGTGTGTTGGGGTCTAACCCAGGGACAGTTTGGAGCCCCTCTCCGTAATGGCAAGAAGCAGACGTTACTTGACTAAGGATGAACATACTGCAGCTCCTGTACACAGCCTGCCTCCCCTTCTGCATCCCAGTCAGAACTGTGTCTGTTTCTAGGGCGGTCCCACCAGATATGAGGGCGGCTGCGGGGAAGGAGCCATGCTGAAAAAGTTTGCAAACACCACGTGCATGGTGTGTACCTTGCAAACTGCTGTCACTCAGCTGTGGCTCGGATCCTCTCCCCCGTTTTCTGGCCACAATGGTATGTCCAAACTGGAGCTGGTCTGGTAACAAAGCCGGTCAGACCGTAGAAGGAAAGCACTGGAATCTAGCTAGTGCCTGATAACTCTTCCTCAGTTTTAAggggaaagtgattttttttacctCTCACCGCCTCCTTGTGGGTGGAAGCTCCTTTCACACCAAGCCCCAGACTTGGAGGATGCTGCCTTTTTCCCTCACTACCGTTATCCAGGGGACTAAGCCTTAAACTCCATCCTCGTCCCATGGATTGGGTTACTGCACATTACAGGCAACACTTACAATGATGGTCCAGGCTATGAATAGTGAATCCCGGTCGGAAAAGGAACCCGTCCTGATGGCACATTAGCACCAAGGAGTTTCACGTGAGCATGACGAGCACCAAAGGGATGAGTTGTTGTTAAACGGTTATTCAGAAATGCTGTCCCATCCAGGCttctcccagagcctgcctcagcccctggACTTTCAGCTTCACAGAGGGTTCCAGAAGTTGGGATTCTCTACAGtctctggctggctctggggctgtgggTTTGCCTGGTCCCCAGCTGCACTGATCCCTACAGGAATGTAGCAACAACGGAACACCCTGGAATCCGTCACTTTGTAACCGCTGTCCGTGTTGAGCTTGGGAAGGGCAGTTGGGTTTTTCTGGTTTTTAGAGAGAGCACCATTTACAGCCCTGCCCGAATCACTGTCTTTTATAAAGATTCTGCCTTCACCTCCAGCCTTGGAGGCTGAGCTGAACATGCTTGAAAACTCAACGTAAACCAAACTCAGAAGAAACTTTGcacatatttatatttatattcagaAAGGAAGCATTTCTGTAATTTATAATAAAGAGcactattttttaaagaaaatcccaCCTCTGGTTTTGTCTCGcacccccacctctgcctgccAGACCTCGGTGAAACACACTCGGCAGACACAGCCTTCCACCTGCAGCCATGGCTATCGCTTTAATGATAGTGGGGTCACAAGTATCCAGTTTCAGCCCATTTTTAATGCTAAGATGTAACAATTATTCATAGCTTATGtcagctgggagctgctgggagcaatTCTTGAGAGCAGTGGCATTGGACAGGCCAGCCTGCAGTTGTACTGTGAGGTATTGTAAAGTAtctctgtcacggagtgtgggggagacaaggccctgcacccccagcttcctgtgaTTCACTAGGACTATCAGCCAGCCATTAAAACAGAAGGTTTTATTTAGACAaaaggaacacagtccaagactggtcttgcaggtacagacaacaggaccccctcagttaaGTCCATCTTAGGGGGCCAGGGAGACCAGAGCCCcttctgggctcccctccatttctccagccagctccaaactgaaactccctccagccttctCACTCAGCCTTCCCCCAGTTCCTCCCCCTGCCTTttttccagtttcccaggcagaggtgtgACCTGGCCTCCAACCCGCGCCCCCCCCGGGggtctcatgttacatgctcaggtatcctccctcaaggaaagtctctcatcccccagtgcagccagtcccagcaaaactcccctgcaacctgcccaggtcaatactccccacagCCCGCGAacacttatgctcaaataaatgtgttagtctctaagatgccacaaggactcctgttctttttgtggatacgactaacatggctgctactctgatactccccactcagtattCAAAGAACTTATTAAGAACATTCCGTGTTTGTTGCAACCGCGAAGCAGCTTAGATGCTGGCTTGCAAACAGGCTGCTGTGGACGCAGCTACCTGAATCTTGCAGGCGCCAGAGGGACAAGCAACTTCCATTGCTGACATTAGAGGTAATTAAACCATCTCCTAGGGAAGTCACTTTCCAGACAAGCATTAACTGCCCCCTGAGACCTATTCTGAGGCATCACTTCATGGGCATGAATTCCAGGCCCAGGAATAAACCTGCCGGTTCAAGAGAAGAGAGGCCAGAGGATGGATCTGTGATGGagaggggctgtctgcatgggggatgggagagccggggatgtctttaggtgagggacaggatctttaagcctgtaacctgagccggggagggggttagcaccttggcctgaGCAGCTGGAAAAAGGAATCcaccggctggaggaggggcagttcagtttcggttttgggctggatgaggggaattcaggggatcctatgctggacccaagcaccctaaaactccagaaggactcgattgaggggtcctgactgtgcctgctagctctgctgtaacctgcattcctgttgtccaataaatcttctgttttactggctggctgagagtcactatgggtcccaggaagaggggtgcaggaccggaccccccacacactccgtgacaggaTCACATGCAGAGGAATTAACCCTCTGTGACTATTTCCCCTCCTGCCCAAGagcacagcagcagcctgtgcTGAGCAAGCTGTGTTCAGGGGGGATGGTCGCGGGGCTGCCTAGGTTTCCCTGTCTGGATGGGAATTGTTCAAGGGCATAAGAACGTccacagtgggtcagaccaaaggtccatccagcccagtgtcctgtctgccgacagtggccagtgtcaggtgccccagagggaatgaacagaacagggaatcatcaagtgatccatcccctgtcgctcattcccagcttctggcaagccaTGTGCTTCAGTCCCTATGCTGCGTGCACAAGGCTGCTTCCTACAGCTCTGCCTCCTGACAGAAAAACATGAGGGGCTCCTACCCCTCCCCACTGTGGGATCAGCCAGGCCGTCAGCCCCGCCACCATCCTTCACACTTTCCATCCAGTGCAGTATTAAATCAATTCTGTTTAAAATGCCACTAGGTCAGCTACACACAAGTCAGAGCTGCAGGAGGACTGCAGGTTTGCAGGGTTCCCCTGCCAAAGGGCTACGGCCAGAGAGGTGTAGTGGCATGGGCAGGGCAGCACTGCCAGGGAATTCACACAGTTGGCACTGGGGTGAGGGACCCCCCACTGGCCACTCAGCAGCACTTTGGGAGAAACTGTTTATTTTTTGGAACCAAACCAAAatgcagggaccatgaaagatgcCTGGGTCCCAGCCGCACCCCCAGCCACACGCAAGGCTGGCTCCCTGCCTCTCTATTTTGGTACTATTCTCTCCAGCCCATTGTTCCAGCCCTGCCAGGAAGAGCGACTTCCCAGCCTGGCCAGGAACCAAGGGAGTTATGCGAAGAATGTCCAGGCAGCGCAGAGTGGGTGGCACCATGCCAGGCCTTGCTGAGGCACATCCCCGACGTCAGCACCATCTGATCCCAAACACCACACCCACGCCCCTCCCCGGAGCTGGGTCTCCCAAGCAACAGGGCTGGAATATCACTGTTTATTCTCAGCCCAGTGCCAGGAAATTAGGCagcgctcctccctccccttccctgctgcctgggggagggtggggggagcagaggaggcCAGAGCAGGGGTACTTACGGGTAGCctgtggggagagaggccaaTGAGCTGCATATGAAGGGCTCTTCCAAAGGCTTCCCTGAGGAAAGATGACAGGAGGCCCAACTGGGACAGAGCCGGCAGCACTCGGCTAATTCTGGGGAGACTCCCAATGCCTCAGTGGCCATGGAATAGGGCAGTTGTGCTGCCCAGGGAGAAGTGTGACCAGGAAGGGTGTCTCAGCTCCTGGGGCCTCAGCAGCACTCCCCACAGGCCAGCGGGCTCCCTCTGAGGCAGCGTGACATGCGAGGAGCCATCAGTTTGCCCACGTTGAGCTTCAGCTCCCAGAGAATAAGCTGCTAGTGACCAGCAGTGGCCTGCAGTCAGGGTCATCACTGCCATGCCCTCAGCCAGCTCGGCAGAGCTCCTTGGGGGCCTGCCATTACCCAtagcagctgcacctggatcccacTCAACTCCCCCTGGGCAGAGAGCACCATGTTAACAGCTGGGGGTAGTGCCAACTCCCCAACGACCAGTGAAGGGGCTCCCAGGCACGTCCCCAGTGGAGCCACTGAGAAGTGAGAACGCCCCGCGGCCTCACAGTGCTAGAGGAAGGCCAAGGTTTGTTTCAATACCCAGTCCTCTCTAGATGGCTCCTGAGCTGCCTtggcccccagcccctcatcTTCCTGCTGCAACCACCTGGGATTTCTTGGCCTCCCAGAAGAAACCCCTGATGCTTCCTCTCCCTCTGCTCAGGGGCCTCTTCCCTTTTGCCTCAGGGCATGGTGCAGCGCTGCAATAAACTGCTGACTCGGAGAGTCCGGGAAGCCGTGTGAATGCTTCCCACTTCTTGGAACCTCCCCAGCCCCGCAGCAGCAGTGACGCGGATGACCAGTGGGCAAATCCCTGACAGAAATTTCACAAGCCTCTCGCCTCCCCAGAAATGCCAAATGGACTTGACCCTGCATTACGTAAGGAGCTATTTCTGTGCGTCATGGACGGTcagttcccctctgccccacttcTGCACCTGGGAGAAGGGCTGAGTGATTTCCTGGACCCAGAAGACCTACTCCACCACTCATGGGGATTAGGTGGAGCAGGTCATTGTGAGGAGCTTGAAGACCCCGCACTAAACCAGGGCTAGGCACAGTGCAGCACTGGGCTAGGGAGGCCGCACCCCCATAAGTGCTGGAGCCAGGGGAGCTGCCGCACCCCCTGTTGAAGTGGTTCCATCCTACACAGGGTTCACAGCtcagttcagtggctctcagccccccactgtacaaattgtacCATTGCgaccaccacccccaccccctaccccctgcggctgcaggcagcgggaTCATTTAAAAGGGCCCTGGTAGACCAGGGCAGGGGGATTTGGGGGCTCGGCACCAGGAAGTGAGGCTGATGCGGCTATAGCTCCTACGCCGAGGGCAGGCCTTCCAGCTCCCCGAGAGGCGTAACTGTGTGGCTGGGAGATGCCCCCCCATTAACCTAGCACTGTCTGCAGCGGGGGCTGGGTCAGTGTAGCTGCGTccctcagggaggggaagtccaCACCCTGTTACACGG
Encoded here:
- the SOCS3 gene encoding suppressor of cytokine signaling 3, which codes for MVTHSKVPAAGMSRPLDTSLRLKTFSSKSEYQLVVNAVRKLQESGFYWSAVTGGEANLLLSTEPAGTFLIRDSSDQRHFFTLSVKTESGTKNLRIQCEGGSFSLQSDPRSSQPVPRFDCVLKLVHHYMPHSPCPLPEQSGGTPYPKRAYYIYSGGEKIPLVLSRPLSSNVSSLQHLCRKTVNGHLDSYEKMTQLPGPIKEFLDQYDAPL